TGTTGAGCAGCTACCGGGTGGCATAACGATGAACTCTTCACGTAAAAGGACCTTACGATGACCGAAGCGGCTCGCGTCGGCGATACCATCGGGCATTCCCATGCCCTGGCCGGCATGATTGCCGGCACCATTGTCGGCGGCCTGATCGCCGCCGCAGGCGCATTGGCGGCGGGTGCGCTGTTCGTCGCCGGCCTGGCGGCTTCTTGTGTCGGCGTCGGCGTACTGCTCATCGGCGCCAGCGTAGCGGTGGGGTATCTCACCGGGGAGGCGGCCACCGCGGCACGCGACGGCATTGCCGACGCCGGTGCCGGTAGCCTGACCCCCAAAGGCAATATCGTCACCGGCTCCCCCAACGTCTTCATCAACGGCAAACCCGCCGCGCTCGCCACCAACAGCCAGGTGGCCTGCAGCGACGACGGCCCGAGCATGCAGATGGCGCAGGGCTCCGACAAGGTCAGCATCAACGGCCAGCCCGCCTCGCGCGTGGGGGACAAAACCAACTGTGACGCCCAGGTGATGGAAGGCTCGCCCAACGTGTTTATCGGGGGCGGCACCGTCACCACCTTGCCGATCAAGCCCGAAGTGCCGGATTGGTTGTACAAGGTCTCTGACCTGACGCTGCTGTTCGCCGGTCTGGTGGGCGGCGCGGGCGGCGCCGCCGGCAAGCTGGGGGCGCTGGGCAAACTGCTGGGCAAGCTGCCCGGCATCAATAAACTGGCGCGCATCGCCTGCCGCGCCGGCACCCTGATGACCGCGACCGCCGCCGTCGGCATTATCGCCCGGCCGGTGGATATCGTCAGCGGCCAGAAATTCCTCGACGGCGAAGACGATCTCGATTTCGTGCTGCCATCGCGCCTGCCGGTTGCCTGGCAGCGCTATTGGCGCAGCGGCAACCCCGGCGACGGCGTACTGGGCCGCGGCTGGAACCTGTTCTGGGAGAGCAGCCTGCAGCCGTATCAGGACGGCCTGGTGTGGCGCGCGCCTTCCGGCGACTTCGTCGCTTTCCCCAGGGTGCCGCGCGGCCACAAAACCTACTGCGAAGCCGAAAAATGCTGGCTGATGCACAACGACGACGGCAGCTGGCAGCTGTTTGACGTCGGCGAACAGATTTTCCACTACCCGCCGCTGGCGGGCGACCAGCCGAGCCGGCTCAGCATGATCACCGACGCCATCGGCAACGCCACCTCGCTGTTTTACGACGACGAAGGGTTGCTGAGCGAACTGGTGGACAGCGCCGGGCAGCGCCTGATGTGCCGCTATGCGCAGGGCCGCCTGCGCGAAGTGGCGCTGCAAACCGCCGAAGGCGAACGGACGCTGGCGCGCTACGGCTACGATGAGCAGGGCCAACTGACGACGGTGAGCAACCGCGCCGGTGAGGTAACACGCCGCTTCGGCTGGCGCGACGGCCTGATGATCAGCCACCAGGACGCCGCCGGGCTGCTGAACGAATACCAATGGCAAGAGATCGACGGCGTGCCGCGCGTGACGGCCTACCGCAACAGCGCCGGGGAATCCCTTGAGTTCGGCTATGACTTCGCCGGCGGGTGCCGCAGCGCGGTGCGCGGCGACGGCAGGCGGGCGGAGTGGCGGCTGGATGACGACGACAACGTGGCGCAGTACACCGATTTCGACCAGCGTCGCTACGGTTTTATCTACCAACGCGGCGAGCTGTGCAGCGTGCTGCTGCCCGGCGGCGCGCAGCGCCAGAGCGAATGGGATCCCTACGGCCGCCTGCTGTCGGAGACCGATCCGCTCGGCCGCGTGACGCGCTATCAATATTCTCGCAACAGCGGCCGGCTGTTCGCCGTCGCGTACCCGGACGGCAGCAGTGAAGCGCAGCACTGGGACACGCTGGGGCGCCCGACGCGCTATGTCGATGCGCTGGGCAACGCCACGCTGTACCGCTATCCGGATGACGAAGAGAGCCTGCCGGCCGGCGTGATCGACGCGCTGGGCGGGGAAGTGAAGCTGGAGTGGGACGCCCGCGGCCAGCTGACGCGTTACACCGACTGTTCCGGCAGCGTCACGGCTTATACCTACGATGCGCTGGGGCAACTGACGGCGCAGACCGATGCCGAAGGCCACCAGACGCGCTACCTATGGGATAACGGCGGGCGCCTGCATACCCTGATCCACCCGGACGGCGGCGAAGAGCGCTTTAACTGGAATGCGCACGGCCAGCTGGCCGAACATCAGGACGCACTGGGCAGCCTGACCCACTGGCAGTACAACGCCCTGGGGCTGCCGGTCAGCATCACCGACCGCATCAACCGCACCCGGCGCTATCACTACAGCCCGCAGGGCTGGCTGACGCGGCTGGAGAACGGCAACGGCGGCGAATACCGCTTCAGCTACGATGCGGTGGGCCGCGTGCTGGCCGAAGAGCGCCCGGACGACACTCGCCACTATTATCGCTACGGCGCAGCCGGGCTGCTGGAGGAGCACCGCGAGGTCGGCCTGCCCGGCAGCGCGGGTGAGCTGACGCAGCGCGAACAGCGCTTCCGCTTCGACGAGGCCGGGCAGCTGGTCTGGCGCGGCAACGCCAGCGCGGAATGGCATTACCGCTTCGACGCCATGGGGCGGCTGCGCGAGCTGAACCGCCTGCCGACGGCGAGCGGCGCGGTGCTGGGCATCGAGCCGGACAGCGTGCAGATGCGCTATGACGCCGCCGGGCGGCTGCTCGGCGAACAGGGCGTGAACGGTGAGCTGCAATACCAGTGGGATGCGCTGGCCAACCTGCAGGCGCTGACGCTGCCGCAGGGCGATCGCCTGCAGTGGCTGTATTACGGCTCCGGCCACGCCAGCGCCATTAAATTCAACCAGCAGGTGGTAAGCGAATTCACCCGCGATCGCCTGCACCGGGAAACCGGCCGCAGCCAGGGCGCACTGCAGCAGCAGCGGCGTTACGACGCCATGGGCCGCCGCAGCTGGCAGAGCAGCGCCTTCGGCCACGATAAACTGACCCGGCCGGAAGACGGCGTGCTGTGGCGCGCTTATCGCTATACCGGCCGCGGCGAGCTGGCCGGGGTGAGCGACGCGCTGCGCGGCGAAGTGCACTACGGTTACGACGCCGAAGGCCGCCTGCTGCAACACCGCGAGCCCAATCAGGGCAAACCGGGCGCGCGGCTGGTGTACGATCTGGCGGATAACCTGCTGGGCGAACGCAGCCCGCAGAGCGACATCGACGCGCACCTGCCGCTGGCGCCGATCGCCGACAACCGGCTGACGCACTGGCAAAAACTGTTTTACCGTTACGACGCCTGGGGCAACCTGATCAGCCGGCGCAACGGCCTGTACGAACAGCACTACCGCTACGACGCCGACAATCGGCTGGTGCAGGCGCATGGCCGCGGCCCACAGGGCGAATTCGAGGCGCAGTACCATTACGATGCGCTGGGCCGCCGCAACCGCAAGGCGGTGCGCTACAAGGGCAAAACCGAACAGACGACCCGTTTCCTGTGGCAGGGTTACCGGTTGCTGCAGGAGCAGCGCGACGACGGCAGCCGCCGCAGCTGGAGCTACGATCCGGCCAGCCCGTGGAGCCCGCTGGCGGCGCTGGAGCAGGCGGGCGACAGCTGCTCGGCAGATATTTACTGGTATCACACCGATCTGAACAGCGCGCCGCTGGAAGTGACCGACGCGGCGGGCAACCTGTGCTGGTCCGGGCAATACGACACCTTCGGCAAGCTGCAGGGCCAGACGGTGGCCGGCGCGGCGAAGCGGCAGGGCGCGCAATATCAGCAGCCGCTGCGCTACGCCGGGCAATATCAGGACGACGAAAGCGGCCTGCACTACAACCTGTTCCGCTACTACGAACCCGAGGTGGGGCGTTTCACCACGCAGGATCCGATAGGGTTGCGTGGCGGGTTGAACCTTTATCAGTATGCGCCGAACCCGCTGATGTGGGTGGATCCGTTTGGGTTGACAGTGCAAACATTGATACACTACACCACTGAAGAAGGATTAAAAGGGATTTTAGATAGCGGTGAACTTAGGGCATCATCTGGGCCAATTCACGCTCGTTTTGGTGACGGGCAATACCTAACAGATATAAAACCAGAAAAAATTGGTGGCCGAACACTCAAAGAAGCAGCAGGGACAGGCAAGTTATCACTTGGGCAGGTAGCTCACAATTTATATGGTGACTCAAGGAAAATTAATAGTATTACACATTATGTAGAAATTGATGTCACTGGTTTGGATGTGTCTGAACCTAGACCAAATACATTCAGGGTTGCAAGCACGGGGAACCTTGATATATCTAAACGTATAGTTAAAAGTGGAAAAAGTTGTGGAAATTGATAAAAGCTACTATAAAGGTGCATGTGAGCTCATTTCTGGCGAAGGGAGGATCTATACTGAGTTTAATGGCGATGTTGCAACAAGACAAATAACTATAATAAATGATTTGTATTATTCATCCTCATCTTTGGAAGATTGGCACGAAGATATAGGTTTTTTACTTTATGATGGTAAGAAAAGTGAGCTTGATCTTTCTGAGTCAAAGTTGATAACTAGTCTTGAATTTGAAAGTGAATGGGATAAAGCAATCACCACTGATGTTTTGAATGACTATGTCAGTTTTAGTTATGGTGATGCATCTATTCCTTTGTCAAAATCTAAAATGATCATTCATATTGTGAATAATAAGGGTAAGTGGGGAAAAGGCTTTGTTGTTCCTCTTTCAAAACGATATCCAGCAGTAAAGGAAGAATATTTAAAGTGGTTCTCTGAAAAAAAGGATTTTTTTCTCGGGAATGTACAATTCATCTGTGTGAACGAAAATGAGCGGATATATGTTGCAAATATGTTGGCTCAGGATGGGCTAAAGAAAAGTAAAGATGATAATGCTCAGTATGTTTCATATGAAGCACTTAAAGAATGCCTAAGTTTGGTTTCTGATTATGCATTAAAAGAAAGGCTTAGTATACAATTGCCTATGATTGGTGCAGGATTGGGAGGTGGTGATTGGGATGCTATTTTTTCCCTAATCAAAGAGCGCTTAGCAAGAAAGAAAATAAAATGCAACATCGTTAAATTAGGTTGAATGAGAGTGACATGAACTTCTATACTTTCAGTAGCTTTACATTTGGCGATAACTTGATTTGTTTTCCCGATCCGAAATCAAGATTGTCCAGCTTTTTTATTTGGAATGAAGGTGATGGTAATTTCCTATCCTACTCACTGCCAAAAGGGAAAATGCCAAGCGTTTTGAGTAGTGACACTTTTAATTTGCATGACTATTTTCCTGCCAGTCTCGGAATTCAAATTTTTTCCAAAAGAGCTAAGGCTGTATTTGAACGTAAGGTTTCTTCTGAAATGTCATTCTATGAGTGCGCGGTAGAAAACGTAACTGAAACGATGTTTCTGTGTAAAGTGAATAATTATTTTTCAATTATTGATGAGGAAGCCTCGACGTTCAGAGAACTTGAGGATGGAAGCAAGCTCATTGATGTGCCTGCTTACAAGTGTGACAGGGAGTTCTTTATTGCTAGGGATAGCATCTATTGTGAAAGAATAATTGTCTCTCAGCAGTTTGTTGACCTATGTAATGAAGAACAGCTAAACATAGGCTTTGAGCGTTGCTAATTGACGTTCCCAAAAGATGCTCACTATCTTCTTACCCCCAAAACTAAATACCCAATGTGCCATTAATCAGGGTGCGACAGTGCCCGCCGATCCAGGGTTCGCCGTCAATAAAGCGCACGCTCACGCGGCCATCTCGATTCAGTTGGGTGCCCTGGCGCACCTGGTAGCCCTGTGCGGTCTGGCCGCCGTCGGGAAAGCGGTTAGCCTTCAATAAGCGCGCCAGGCAGGCGTTGGCGCTGCCGGTCACCGGATCTTCAATCAAGGCGCCGCATTCCACCATAAACGCGCGCATTTCGTAATCGGCCGGTTCGGTTGCGGAGCAGGCGCCATAGATCACCACGCCATCCACATCACACGCCGTTTGCAGCTGTTTAATCGTGGCCTGATCCGGCGTTACCGCCAGGCAGGATTGTGCATCAGGCAGGCGCACCATCAGCCAGCGGATGCCCATCTCGGCAATCACCGGCGGGGTGCCTGTTGCAATCACAGCGGGCCGTAAAGCGGCCATCAGCCGTTCTGTTTCCTCAGCCGCCATTGGGCGGAACTCAACGTCGGGCGCGGCGAACGCCAATGTGCCTTCCGGCTGGATATTGACCGCCACCAGGCCGACGCCGCATTCCTGCATCACCGTCCCAGGCCGTTTGGGTGCCAATCCGGCTTCCAGCAGGGCGTGGGCGGTGCCCAGCGTCGGGTGGCCGGCGAAGGGCAGCTCTTTTTCGGTGGTGAAAATGCGCACTTTATAATCCGCCGCCGGGTGCGTCGGTTTAAGCACAAAGGTGGTTTCCGAAAGATTGGTCCAACGGGCCAATGCCAGCATTTGCGCGGTGCTCAGCCCCTCGGCCTCCAGCACCACCGCCACGGGGTTGCCCTGCAGCGGCGTGCGGGTAAACACGTCCACCTGTTTGTAGGCGCGGGGTGTCACATCATCACTTCTGAGCATTGGCCATCATCCATTATCAACAAAACCTGATGATAACGATATTCGCCAATGGCTTCAAAGGGTTGAGTTTTGTTTTGAGATACCCGCCCGTCGCCATTTCAGCGTTGGCTTGGCGAACATCACCAGGTTGCCCAGCAGGATCAGGCACAGGCCCAGCACGGCGTTGAAGTGCCACTGATAGCCTTCGTAGATCGTTGAGATGGTCAGCCCCACCAGCGGGAACAACAGGGTGCTGTAAGCCGCCGCGCCGGCGCCGATGCGGCCGAGCAGGCTGAAATAAGCGGCGAAGGCGATCACCGATCCGAAAATTGCCAGGTACAGCAGGGAGCCGATATAGCGGCTGCTGTATTCCATCTGGAACGAGGCGCCCTGCGCCAAGGCGATCAGCGCCATCAACAGCGCGCCGTAGGTCATGGCGTAGGTGTTGGTGGAAAAGATATCCAGCCCGCGGCGCTGATGGCGCGTGCTGATCATGTTGCCCAGAGAGAAGCCGTAGGTGCCGAGCGCGCTCAGGCCGATGCCTTTGAGCAGCTCCGGCGCCATGCGGGTGGCGGCCAGATCTTGCCAAAACAGTGCCACGATGCCGGTCAACCCCAGCAGCGCCGCCGGCAGCAGGTTGGGGCTGGGGCGCTGGCGGAAAAACAGCAGGCTGTTGAGGGCGTTGAACAGTACCGCCATCGAGAAGATCACCGATTCCAGCCCGCTGCTGATGTAGGCGGCCGCGTGGTAGAAGCAGAAGAAGTTGAAGCCGAACACGCAGCAGCCCTGCAGCACGCAGAACATATGATCGCGCGGAGCGAGGCGGCGCAGGCGGCGCGTTAGCAGCAGCACGGCGAACATCACCGCGGCGGAAATGGCGAAGCGGTAAGCGATCGATACGGGAATGGCCACCGGCCCTTCCTGTTGCAGAGTGATCGCAATCCAGGTGGTGCCCCAAATCAGCACCACGGCGAGGTACAACAGCGCATTCATTCTATTTGTTACTCCGAAAAAACCGATGGCGCAGTATCCGCTTTGGCGCGCTTTGGCGCTTGCAGCGCTTTGCGCCCAGTTGCATATTCTTGCGCTTTTTTTGCCAAAAGCGCAGGGCGGCGGCTGGTATGCGGCGGCGCCACTCTTTACACTGTCGGCATGTCGAACAACGGGGCCGGCGATGTCCAACTATCAGGCGTTTGAAACACTGCGTGAACATAAGGCGCGGCTGCACGGCAGCGTGCTACTGGGCACCGGCGTGGAGCTGGCCGCCTGGTCCAACTGCAACGATCGCGTCACGCAGGAAAGCGCCGACCACCATACCCTGAGCCTGTACGTCGCCGACGGCTATGAGTGCTATCAGCAGGTGCCGGGCGGCTGGCGTAACGGCGGCGGGCCGGATCGGTTCTGCATCATGCCGCGCCAATATGCCTCCACCTGGGACGTGCGCAGCGATCTGTCGTTCGTGCACCTGTATTGCACCGACGGGCATCTGCGGCAGCTGGCGGAGCAGACCTGGGGTCGCAGCCCGGCGGCGATCAACGTAGAGCCGCGCAGCTTCGGCGAAGATCCGCAGATCACGCTGCTGTATCGCCAGTTTTTGCTCAACTGCGACTGGCGGGACAGCGCCAATCTGCTGGCGCTCAGCAGCGCGTCTAACCTGCTGATGTCGCATCTGATCCAGCGTTACAGTCAGCTGCAGTGGAAACTGCCGCAGGCGCGCGGCGGCCTGGCGCCTGCGGTGGCCAGGCGGGTGCGGGACTATATCGAAAACCACCTCGATCGGCCTTTGCTGTTGGCGGATCTGGCGGCGCAGGCCGGGTTGAGCGAATACCATTTCGCCCGCATGTTCAAGCACGCCACCGGGCTGGCGCCGCACCAGTTTGTGATGCGCGCCCGGCTGCAACGCGCGGAACGGCTGCTGCGACACAGCCAACAGCCGATCACCGAGATCGCGCTGGCGTGCGGCTTCAGCTCCGCCAGCCATTTCAGCAACCGCTTCAAGGCGGCCTATGGATTTGCTCCGCTGCAGGTGCGGCAGGGGCGCTAACCGGAAGGGAGAGCGGCATGGGTCAACAATTTGCCGGGCTGGGCGTGTTGTTTGTCGCCGGATTCGGGCCCGTCACGCGTGAGAGCGACGAGAGCAAGGCGTTTTATGTCGAGGCGCTGGGGCTGCCGCTCAAACCGATGCCAGGCAACGAAACCTATCTGCTGTCGGAGCAAGGCGCGCTCGACGGCGTGAAGCATTTCGCCCTGTGGCCGCTGGCGCAGGCGGCGCAGTCCTGCTTTGGCGACGATCGCTGGCCGGCGGATCTCGCGGTGCCGCAGGCGTGGATCGAGTTCGACGTGGCCGACATGGCGGCCGCCACCCAGGGGCTGGTCGATCGCGGTTATCGGCTGTTGGTCGCCAACCGCGAAGAGCCGTGGGGGCAGAGCGTTACCCGTTTGCTCAGCCCGGAAGGGTTGCTGGTCGGCGTCACCTATACGCCCTGGCTGCGGTAAACGCCACGCCGTTCGCCGCCGCCTGCCGGCGGTGGGCGGCTTAAGAACAAATACGCATTAGCTTAAAGCGGTCTGCGCTATAGACCCATCAAATCCCCGAGTGGTTTCCTTTCCTGGAAGCAGAAATTCCGTTCATTGCGTAAAAACCAATGGCCAGAACGCGCTATTACCATGCCATTTTACGGCGATTTTTCCCCGTCTTTTTTTGCCGCCAGGTGCCTGATAGGAATAGAGATTATTCTTATATTTCTGCCAATCGTTAAGAAATAATAATGATTATCGTTTTCAACCACGGAAAGGAGAAGGAACGATGAAAACAGTGAAGCGAACGGGCATCGCGCTGGCGATAGCCCTGACTTTCCCCCTGGCATTGCCCGCCGCTACGGCGGCGCAACCCTCCCTGACTAACAGTAAGGTGGCAACGATGACGGAAAAACACGGGCAGTTCATTGCGGTCGGTAAAGTGGTGCAGGTGACCTTCGGCGATTTCGCCTTCAAGCTGGATTTTACCGATGACAAGACCATGACCTTCACCGGCATCGGCGAGGCGTCGCAGGGCATCACCGACACCGTGCAATACACCGCAGTGGAGATTCGGCCGAAGGTCTATATGGTCTATTGGCACGAACCTCAGTCCGGCGACAACGTGACGCATATCGAGGACTTTGAGCGCGGCGAGGTGTACACCAACATCGCCGCCAAGGACGGCAGCTTCACCCATCTGAAAGGGCAGCTGAAAATCGTAGGTCACTCAGGAAAATAAGGAGCAGTTATGAAAAAGGCATTGATCACCTGTGCGATCGTCGGCGGCTTGCTGGCGAGTTACCCGGCGCTGTCAACGGATCAGGCGGCGTCTTACAAATCGGCCGGCAAAGGCGGTTATCATCATGCCCAGCAGAAGCTGAAGGTGGTGGAAGATCTGTACGCGGGCTTTTTCAACCGCCACGACATCGGCGTGGCGCAGAGGCTGATTGTGGAAAACTACAAGCAGCATAACCCGTTCGTCGGCGACGGCATCAAGCCGTTCCTGGATTTCTTCAGCCAGACCTTTAAGGACAATCCGCAGTACAGTGCCAAAATATACCGCAGCGCGGTCAACGGCGATCTGGTCTATGTTCACGTCAAATACCAAAATAACCCGCAGGATCGCGGCACCGCCAGCGTGGATATTTATCGGGTGAACGATCAGGGGAAAATCACCGAGCATTGGGACGTCAATCAGGATGTGCCGGAAAAATCGGCCAACGACAATACCATGTTCTGATCCGCAAGGGCCGCTGCGGCGGCCCTCAACACGCCCGCAACACTTTATTTACTTACATAAATATTAAATGACCGCCGCGTCGAGTAGGCTACGGCCGCCTTTGGCAGTGGTGGCACGGTTGATGGGCGTCATTGTCCCACCACTGCTTGAGGCGTTTCCCCGCATTTCCCGTTATCCCGCGCGTTGACTCTCCACTTTTTTGAACTGATGGCGCAGCTGCAGCGCATTGCAAAGCACCAACACCGCCGTCACGGCGAATACCCAACGGAACCCCATCATCGCCGAAATGCCCGAGCCCAGCAGTGGGCCGACGACGTTGCCCAGGTACATAAAGGATTGGTTGTAGCCGAAGATGCGCCCGGTCACCTGATCAGAGGAATACTTCAGCAGCAGCGCCTGCACCGCCGGCATCAGCGCGCCGTCGGCAAAGCCGAGCAGGAAGCGCAGAATGCCCAGCTGCAATGGCGTATTGACCCAGGCCATCACGGCGAACAGGCCGGTGGTGAACAGCAGCGCGGCGATCAGGATGCGTGCGGTGCCGATGCGATCGCCGAGCCGCCCGAGGCGCGGTGCCGAGATCAGCGCCGCAATGCCGGGCACGGCGGCGATCATGCCGCTGACAAAGGCGATATTGCTGACGTCGCCCGACAGCTCGCGGATGAACAGCGTCAGGATCGGGCTGATGGACGAGTTGGCCAGCTGGATCATCAGGGTACAAACGAACAGGGTGACGATCAGCGTCGGATAGGGCAGCGAACGGAATACCGCCTTGCCGCTCAGCTGATCCGCTTTTTTCACCGTGATGCGCCGCTCTTTAATCAGGAACAGCGTCACCAGGAAGCTGACGAACATCAGCCCGGCGGTGACGAAAAACACCACTCGCAGCCCCAGATGATCGGCCATCAGCCCGCCCAAGAGCGGCCCGGCGATCACGCCGGAGATCTGCCCGGTAGAGAGCGTACCCAGCGCCCAACCGCTTTTATCGCGCGGCGCCTGCGAGGCGACCAGCGCCATGGCGTTGGGAATATAGCCGGACGTCAGCCCCATCAGGGCGCGCAGCGCGAACAGCTGCCAGACGTTGGTGGCCAGCCCCTGCAGCGCGATGACGATCGCCATGCCCAGTGAGGCGCGCAGCAGCATCAGCTTGCGGCCTTTGCGGTCGGCCAGGCTGCCCCACAGCGGCGACACCACCGCCGAGACCAAAAAGGTGCCACTGAACACCAGACCGGACCACAGGCTGAGGGATTGGTGATCGCTGATGCCGAGCTGTTCGACGTACAGCGGCAGAAAAGGGAGGATTTGGCTCATCGCCAGCCCGGTGAAGAAACACCCGAGCCAGACCGAGATCAGATTAACTTTCCACGCTTCCATCGGCTTACCGTACCACGTTGAATAAGGAGGGATTTATTAAGCAAAATAATAATAACACTGCAAATTAATTGGCGAGGGGCAAATGCGTGAGCAAACGTAACCCTGCCGACGCAGTGTCTTTTTGCTATATATTAATAGCTATATTATCATAGGTAACTGGGTTAAGCCAGAGCGGCGCGGAGACCGCGCGATCCGGCGGTGTGAAAGCAGGGATAAACTGAACGCTATCGATTAATGCCAATGAAAAAAGATCATCCTGAAGACGTGACGC
The sequence above is drawn from the Serratia sp. FDAARGOS_506 genome and encodes:
- a CDS encoding RHS repeat-associated core domain-containing protein, with protein sequence MTEAARVGDTIGHSHALAGMIAGTIVGGLIAAAGALAAGALFVAGLAASCVGVGVLLIGASVAVGYLTGEAATAARDGIADAGAGSLTPKGNIVTGSPNVFINGKPAALATNSQVACSDDGPSMQMAQGSDKVSINGQPASRVGDKTNCDAQVMEGSPNVFIGGGTVTTLPIKPEVPDWLYKVSDLTLLFAGLVGGAGGAAGKLGALGKLLGKLPGINKLARIACRAGTLMTATAAVGIIARPVDIVSGQKFLDGEDDLDFVLPSRLPVAWQRYWRSGNPGDGVLGRGWNLFWESSLQPYQDGLVWRAPSGDFVAFPRVPRGHKTYCEAEKCWLMHNDDGSWQLFDVGEQIFHYPPLAGDQPSRLSMITDAIGNATSLFYDDEGLLSELVDSAGQRLMCRYAQGRLREVALQTAEGERTLARYGYDEQGQLTTVSNRAGEVTRRFGWRDGLMISHQDAAGLLNEYQWQEIDGVPRVTAYRNSAGESLEFGYDFAGGCRSAVRGDGRRAEWRLDDDDNVAQYTDFDQRRYGFIYQRGELCSVLLPGGAQRQSEWDPYGRLLSETDPLGRVTRYQYSRNSGRLFAVAYPDGSSEAQHWDTLGRPTRYVDALGNATLYRYPDDEESLPAGVIDALGGEVKLEWDARGQLTRYTDCSGSVTAYTYDALGQLTAQTDAEGHQTRYLWDNGGRLHTLIHPDGGEERFNWNAHGQLAEHQDALGSLTHWQYNALGLPVSITDRINRTRRYHYSPQGWLTRLENGNGGEYRFSYDAVGRVLAEERPDDTRHYYRYGAAGLLEEHREVGLPGSAGELTQREQRFRFDEAGQLVWRGNASAEWHYRFDAMGRLRELNRLPTASGAVLGIEPDSVQMRYDAAGRLLGEQGVNGELQYQWDALANLQALTLPQGDRLQWLYYGSGHASAIKFNQQVVSEFTRDRLHRETGRSQGALQQQRRYDAMGRRSWQSSAFGHDKLTRPEDGVLWRAYRYTGRGELAGVSDALRGEVHYGYDAEGRLLQHREPNQGKPGARLVYDLADNLLGERSPQSDIDAHLPLAPIADNRLTHWQKLFYRYDAWGNLISRRNGLYEQHYRYDADNRLVQAHGRGPQGEFEAQYHYDALGRRNRKAVRYKGKTEQTTRFLWQGYRLLQEQRDDGSRRSWSYDPASPWSPLAALEQAGDSCSADIYWYHTDLNSAPLEVTDAAGNLCWSGQYDTFGKLQGQTVAGAAKRQGAQYQQPLRYAGQYQDDESGLHYNLFRYYEPEVGRFTTQDPIGLRGGLNLYQYAPNPLMWVDPFGLTVQTLIHYTTEEGLKGILDSGELRASSGPIHARFGDGQYLTDIKPEKIGGRTLKEAAGTGKLSLGQVAHNLYGDSRKINSITHYVEIDVTGLDVSEPRPNTFRVASTGNLDISKRIVKSGKSCGN
- a CDS encoding macro domain-containing protein, with product MEIDKSYYKGACELISGEGRIYTEFNGDVATRQITIINDLYYSSSSLEDWHEDIGFLLYDGKKSELDLSESKLITSLEFESEWDKAITTDVLNDYVSFSYGDASIPLSKSKMIIHIVNNKGKWGKGFVVPLSKRYPAVKEEYLKWFSEKKDFFLGNVQFICVNENERIYVANMLAQDGLKKSKDDNAQYVSYEALKECLSLVSDYALKERLSIQLPMIGAGLGGGDWDAIFSLIKERLARKKIKCNIVKLG
- a CDS encoding imm11 family protein, which codes for MNFYTFSSFTFGDNLICFPDPKSRLSSFFIWNEGDGNFLSYSLPKGKMPSVLSSDTFNLHDYFPASLGIQIFSKRAKAVFERKVSSEMSFYECAVENVTETMFLCKVNNYFSIIDEEASTFRELEDGSKLIDVPAYKCDREFFIARDSIYCERIIVSQQFVDLCNEEQLNIGFERC
- a CDS encoding PhzF family phenazine biosynthesis protein — its product is MLRSDDVTPRAYKQVDVFTRTPLQGNPVAVVLEAEGLSTAQMLALARWTNLSETTFVLKPTHPAADYKVRIFTTEKELPFAGHPTLGTAHALLEAGLAPKRPGTVMQECGVGLVAVNIQPEGTLAFAAPDVEFRPMAAEETERLMAALRPAVIATGTPPVIAEMGIRWLMVRLPDAQSCLAVTPDQATIKQLQTACDVDGVVIYGACSATEPADYEMRAFMVECGALIEDPVTGSANACLARLLKANRFPDGGQTAQGYQVRQGTQLNRDGRVSVRFIDGEPWIGGHCRTLINGTLGI
- a CDS encoding DMT family transporter gives rise to the protein MNALLYLAVVLIWGTTWIAITLQQEGPVAIPVSIAYRFAISAAVMFAVLLLTRRLRRLAPRDHMFCVLQGCCVFGFNFFCFYHAAAYISSGLESVIFSMAVLFNALNSLLFFRQRPSPNLLPAALLGLTGIVALFWQDLAATRMAPELLKGIGLSALGTYGFSLGNMISTRHQRRGLDIFSTNTYAMTYGALLMALIALAQGASFQMEYSSRYIGSLLYLAIFGSVIAFAAYFSLLGRIGAGAAAYSTLLFPLVGLTISTIYEGYQWHFNAVLGLCLILLGNLVMFAKPTLKWRRAGISKQNSTL
- a CDS encoding helix-turn-helix domain-containing protein; the protein is MSNYQAFETLREHKARLHGSVLLGTGVELAAWSNCNDRVTQESADHHTLSLYVADGYECYQQVPGGWRNGGGPDRFCIMPRQYASTWDVRSDLSFVHLYCTDGHLRQLAEQTWGRSPAAINVEPRSFGEDPQITLLYRQFLLNCDWRDSANLLALSSASNLLMSHLIQRYSQLQWKLPQARGGLAPAVARRVRDYIENHLDRPLLLADLAAQAGLSEYHFARMFKHATGLAPHQFVMRARLQRAERLLRHSQQPITEIALACGFSSASHFSNRFKAAYGFAPLQVRQGR
- a CDS encoding glyoxalase, whose amino-acid sequence is MGQQFAGLGVLFVAGFGPVTRESDESKAFYVEALGLPLKPMPGNETYLLSEQGALDGVKHFALWPLAQAAQSCFGDDRWPADLAVPQAWIEFDVADMAAATQGLVDRGYRLLVANREEPWGQSVTRLLSPEGLLVGVTYTPWLR
- a CDS encoding MoaF N-terminal domain-containing protein — encoded protein: MKTVKRTGIALAIALTFPLALPAATAAQPSLTNSKVATMTEKHGQFIAVGKVVQVTFGDFAFKLDFTDDKTMTFTGIGEASQGITDTVQYTAVEIRPKVYMVYWHEPQSGDNVTHIEDFERGEVYTNIAAKDGSFTHLKGQLKIVGHSGK
- a CDS encoding ester cyclase → MKKALITCAIVGGLLASYPALSTDQAASYKSAGKGGYHHAQQKLKVVEDLYAGFFNRHDIGVAQRLIVENYKQHNPFVGDGIKPFLDFFSQTFKDNPQYSAKIYRSAVNGDLVYVHVKYQNNPQDRGTASVDIYRVNDQGKITEHWDVNQDVPEKSANDNTMF